A section of the Triticum dicoccoides isolate Atlit2015 ecotype Zavitan chromosome 7A, WEW_v2.0, whole genome shotgun sequence genome encodes:
- the LOC119328471 gene encoding uncharacterized protein At3g28850-like — protein sequence MGCKGSKHALHGGGGGALDARKCASGLVARHSVALRSSTLGTLSLDRATAAAVSFAGGEGAVAGATAARSGKEGAAGRCRSFAGWFPASPKVEPGQPVKRQRLAPPRTPTKTPARAPEEINVWELMDGLDDDGAEDEEEEEYDDCVDGQVESAPGSPEFDPDVLSAFREALAELSPPPPEADDASDGGAVVKKDEIEVFDDVASDGGAIVKKEEIQVFDDVASDGGAIVKKEEIQVFAGVVRARLDVLQGRIDSRSQKNPPPPPPPPESARRVVVYLTSLRGIRQTYEDCWAASTILSSYGVHVDERDLSMHAGYKEELRDALGAGAPAAGTGVLPQVFVDGWHLGGAEEVRRMHESGELAEALEACEPGPGAAGGGKDGPGGFAAEPCGGCGGARFVPCDVCSGSCKLFVEDEDGAGAFRRCPDCNENGLLRCPIC from the coding sequence atgGGGTGCAAGGGGTCCAAGCACGCGCTGcatggcggcgggggcggcgcgctgGATGCGCGGAAGTGCGCGTCGGGGCTCGTGGCGCGCCACTCCGTCGCGCTCCGGTCGTCCACGCTCGGCACGCTCAGCCTCGACCGCGCCACGGCCGCGGCGGTTTCTTTCGCAGGAGGGGAGGGGGcggtggcgggggcgacggcggcgaGGTCCGGGAAGGAGGGCGCGGCGGGGAGGTGCCGGTCCTTCGCCGGGTGGTTCCCGGCGTCGCCCAAGGTGGAGCCTGGCCAGCCGGTGAAGCGGCAGAGGCTGGCGCCCCCAAGGACGCCCACCAAGACGCCCGCGCGTGCCCCCGAGGAGATCAACGTGTGGGAGCTCATGGACGGGCTCGACGACGACGGcgcggaggacgaggaggaggaggaatacgATGACTGCGTGGACGGGCAGGTGGAGTCGGCGCCCGGATCGCCGGAGTTCGACCCCGACGTCCTGTCGGCGTTCCGGGAGGCGCTCGCCGAGCTGTCGCCTCCTCCGCCGGAAGCCGACGACGCGAGCGACGGAGGGGCCGTCGTCAAGAAGGACGAAATCGAGGTGTTCGACGACGTCGCGAGCGACGGAGGAGCCATCGTCAAGAAGGAGGAAATCCAGGTGTTCGACGACGTCGCGAGCGACGGAGGAGCCATCGTCAAGAAGGAGGAAATTCAGGTGTTCGCCGGCGTAGTGCGTGCGCGGCTGGACGTGCTCCAGGGAAGGATCGACAGCAGGTCACAAAAGaatcccccgccgccaccgcccccgccggaGAGCGCGAGGCGGGTGGTCGTCTACCTGACGAGCCTCCGCGGCATCCGGCAGACGTACGAGGACTGCTGGGCGGCGAGCACGATCCTGTCCAGCTACGGCGTGCACGTGGACGAGCGGGACCTGTCGATGCACGCGGGGTacaaggaggagctgcgcgacgcGCTCGGCGCAGGCGCCCCCGCCGCAGGCACCGGCGTGCTGCCGCAGGTGTTCGTCGACGGCTGGCACCTGGGCGGCGCCGAGGAGGTGCGCCGCATGCACGAGTCCGGGGAGCTGGCGGAGGCCCTCGAGGCCTGTGAGCCGGGGCCGGGCGCCGCCGGAGGCGGGAAAGATGGGCCGGGGGGCTTCGCCGCGGAGCCGTGCGGCGGGTGCGGGGGCGCGCGGTTCGTGCCGTGCGACGTCTGCTCCGGCAGCTGCAAGTTGTTCGTCGAGGACGAGGACGGCGCCGGGGCGTTCAGGCGGTGCCCGGACTGCAACGAGAACGGGCTACTGAGATGTCCAATCTGTTAA